The genome window TTATATAGCGATGCCCGCTTTTTAAACTTGTCCtatcataatatttataatgtcagtttaaaatgtattgcAAGCTCCGTTGTTTCCTATATTAAACTGTTTTATGACATAGTTCATATTAATAACAGTCAGATTCGTTTTGAAAAGCATACAGTTAGGGCTAACTAagacaaattataattattttttaaatcttgtcTTTTGAGGTTAAATCACAATTATGTGATTATGTGTATGATATCTAAAGTTTGATGACCTACAAAAAATGTCAGCTTTTGAACAGATATTGCTTTTATATCGTAACATGCATTAATAATACAGGAGTTTTGAAAAACAACGTAATATTCGCTCCAGCGTAATTCACTGGCCGAATGCTAAGCTTTTCAAATCAGGGGTACttggccagcagcagctgttgaatCAGCTGACAAAAGCAACGCTGAAAATGCCGTTACACATGGGGTGGTGTGTAATTGAGCAATGCATCGATGTACGACAGTCTGGCAACGCCGACAGCTGTTAGCTGTTAGCTTTCGACTTTTGAATAGCTTTCGTGTTAGCTTTCATCCCCCCAATTGCGATGCTGGCACACTGAGCAGAACGACTCGTCACGACGGCCGACACTCAGCGCACGCGGCCAGCAAACGTCGAACGGCAAACGGCAAACGACAAACAGCAAACGACAAACGGCAAACGGCAAacgacaaacaacaaacggcaaacaataaaaaaaaaaacaaaaaaaaaagggagaaGATAGCACCAATTGTTTCTATTTCTTATACGAGTACaattcattttgtatatttataaaaacagaagaaaaaaaaaagaaaaaaagcgCAAAATGTGTTGCTAATGCAACCAGCGAGTGGCAGATTCGCATCTGTTTAGGGATTCTGTGCTGTGGCATGTTAAGTTGATACGACGGTTTGTGTGTTGTCTACATCatctagtgtgtgtgtgtgtgtgtgtgtgtgtgtgagcgtgtgCGTTGAGAGAAGAGACGCGCAATCGGAATCGGTAAGTAAAATTTCACAAACAGACTGCAcaccaaaaattatttgtttacatttgacGTACGCGCAtgagtatatgtatgtgtacgtCTCtacaactgtgtgtgtgtgcgtgcgtgcgtgtgtgtgtgtgaaaagcttattggaaaatgttaaatgttgaGATTTTAGTGGGTTATTGAAAGGCCAAGGCGAAATacttgatttgcattttagccACCCTTTTCACCTCCAACCGAATTGCCTTTTTCAATATAAACTATTTTGTACATGCATATCTTATGGGAAACAGATGGAACAGCCCTGACTGTCttaataattatgtaaataccGAAATTTTCGCATTCAGCCATACAGCTAGtgaagtaattgttttgacaatgaacaaatattcacatatttgtttttcagttttatttaatataaaattgtttaatattaaattcgaAACTTCTTAAACCAActtcaataaaataagaaaattaatttgtcaaaacaaaacaaaacaactaaTAAAGTTAGTCTGCATTACTTGGGCGTTAGCATCCCCATTTGTCCAATTTCTCATCGCCGTTGCTTCACCTGCAACGCGAAAAGCGGCCAAACTGATTAGGAATATCAGATATGCCAGGGGAAGGGCTGGGTGCAAGGGGACTCGTGCTGGGCATTTAGGGGGCCGCTAATGTGCTTGGCCTATCTGATTTATGTCGCAAAACAATCAAATTATTGTATGATATTCCCTCTTTTGCgcttattttttacattttcattcttctactttattgttgttgtttctgttgtagTCGGCCCCCTTGGTACCTGTTATTCCATTCcacaagggcgtaggcaggtGGGGCCATTGCCCCCCATACTCATATCTAACCaattatgaatattaaatatatatcaaatataaaatcacatcaacttaaattaaaaaaaaatcaaactctGTATCTTTCATTGCTTGAAAGGTGTTGTTAAGTATGGATTCCAATTGTGTGGTATACTTGGAAGCATATATAAAGAcagaaatataatatttgagaagtattttaagtatttagtATTGATAAagatattgataaaaaaaaagtttgggtaaatttaattaaattaaaaatttatttaattaaattatattataaaaactgcAGTCAAATTGTTTCTATAGACTCTATAGTATAGAGAATTGTGGTGTGTGAtatactatgaaaaaaaaaaacatttgatcCCCCTATCGCACTTAAGTGCCTACGCCCTTGTTCCATTATATTGTTAGCTGAGCTCGGCTTCTGTTTCATATTGTTTTAACATGAACTAGATTTCGACTGAATGTTGTCAGGTTAATTCAACATTTGCCAAATGACAAAAAAGGCTACGAAATAAGACTTTTGCGATAGTAACATTGTTTATCATTGTTTATTGGAGTATTACAACAacatatgcaataaaaaaccGCCGTGAGAGGTCATGGATCAAACTAAATGATCGAGCTGTAAATGCgtttagtttattttgaaAGAAATCTACCCGCTTGTTTGTAGGCTCTATTTTATAACTAGATAGTCTCTACTTCAAACGATAGTTTTGTCTACATTTTCAATAACGCGTGTGTAATATGGTTCTCAGAACTGTAAATGTAGTACTGTAGATGCTGTAGAATCTAAAGTTTATCGAACTTAATTTGCCTTCTTGTAATGTTAACTTTGCGAAATTACTTGGAGACCCTCGTAAAATACTTGCATACTCGAATGCCCAGCTGTTGCATAAATTTCtccattttgttgcttttttcttgCCGTCATCcatgtaagtgtgtgtatgtgctgtGTCGTGTGtgtgaactttttttttttgtggatttcATGCGCATTTTATGCAGCTCAAGGAATTTAGCTCGTACCAAGGCAATGACAAGGCGTTCAGCCTTTTCAgctgttgtatttttatagcCCAGTATCCCAATGGGTGCAAAGGCTATTGGGTTTGTGACATTGAGtgtccgtccgtatgagcACCTCGATTTCCGAGGCTATAAGAGTTTACAACAGACATTTTATTTCGCATATGATTgtttcaagaaaaaaaaaattattttaaattatgaagaACATTATTGAGATCTGAATATTTTCATTCCCAGCTATGGAAATTAGCAAAACTACAGCGCCTCGATGAAATATGCcaaatgtgtaaataattGGAGGCTAAGCGCATCgcgaataataaaaatgttttgttgttgttttccattttgcgGATTATCACTGCAAAGTTTATTTATCTGTTCTGTGTTATTACGCGTTTCcattattaaattgtacaaatttacaacaattcGCAGatgatgaaatttttttaacaggtATGGAAACTGCAATCGAAACCGAAACGtttaaccggtattaaccgattgaaattaaGTGTTTTTCAGTTATGTCGTTAAGGTGTAACTctcgatttttaaaaaaattgtgtattgATCACCAATGTGAACtacacacataaaaatattccattaaaaagtattaatatttttgaattaataattgtGTAAAAAAAGAAGCTTTTAAGTTggctcttaatttatttaaaattgctcgtttttgatacattttttcttcttatttcgATTTGAAAGTGAccattatttgattatttatttatttattgttttcaataattttttatatgttattttttttatttatgataattcAATCGAGCGAAGTTAAAGGTACTGGGCATCTAACAGTAGAGCACTTTGACTGTAGTGCTcttacatgtttttttttttcgtttcttatatttatttatcttcttGCTTTTTTGTTACGGTTCAAGTGCGACCCCGTTCCGGGGGCTGTCGTTGTCCGGGTTACCATAGGCAGGGCATGGGTAGCGAGTACGGCGGATTCAGGCAATGGCAACGCTTAGTCCTTGCGCATTTCTGTATCGTCGTCATAGCAAAATCAACTAAATACAGCCGCACGGTTTTTGGTTTACTTTCAGTTGCGTTCAGTTCGGGTTAAGGTTTGGGCTGGATTTACGGGTTAGGGGTAAcgggttttggttttgttgaaGCGGTTCAACAAGAGTATTAGCGTCTTTAGCAATTTAATTggtttcatcaataaaatgcgTGTGTTTCCATTAAGAGTAAGTGTCTATCATTCCGCCCCTTAgcataacaaatatatacacatctattttattatacatcTTCTATATTGAATgaatatattgaaatgttgAATAATTCGCATTGTGCGTGTCCTATGCGTTTCCTTTTTACGGTTTCAGTAATGCAAAGGTGGCGTTATGGCACTGCAAGGCTGGCGCTTTTTCGGTGTCTCGGCAACAATCATCATCTATATAGGCGGTGTTCTATTTCTATCCATGAACAATATACCCGGCTCGCATCCAAAACGCACGCGCATCGAGCGATTTGCCGAGGTAAGtaatctattaaatttttactgatcctaaagcttaaaaaattaaggaaattaaaataacgaaaaaaagaaagtggACTGATggaacacatatttttttaaattttagtattggttatacgtgtatgtatgtgtatctacaattttttttaaaacagatGCATTTTAAGACTTCTGGGATCGAATTAAAGATAATTTATGAGCGAGGCTACAATTAAACTCACTTACTCGAACCTTGGTTccatttcataaaaaaaaatatattttattgttaaatattttcctctacactttgaaaaaatttaatttttttttaaaaagaaaatcaaattttaatgttaatttaaatttatttgaaaatttaaatatgacttatttttattcgaagtctcaaataattgcgtaatattagaaaactataaaatttatgtatatatttttttttttcgaaccgaaccttttattttagaaagcggttcggcttaggtcgggttcgcaaagtaaataatttcaagggttcgattcatgatccggttcaggctgcttaaaaacccgaaccgtgCCGGTTCTACGGTtcaggttcggttcagaaccggtttgcagtcTTGGTTGCTCGTAATAATGTAAAATTGACATACATTTTTAGAGTCATATATCTAATTAGAACTTTTCTTGACTTCCAGTTTTCCAGCTTTCATAGTCCCCGATTTCCTATGCCCAGCCGCAAGATGACCATACGCTGGTGTCGCGACCTTAAATATCTAAATCGCGAGCTTCCGAATTATACAGACTACAAGGCCGGCGACTTCTACAGTGAGTATTCCCAAAAGTTCAACTTGATCTATTTGAGTAAATGGACATTATCCTTGCAGCTGCATTACCCAGCGATGTGAGTGCCAGTCTACAGATACAGGGTGCTCCGTTCGCACCCATGTTGACCGCCTTGGCGAGCTTTCCGGGAAGCGGGAATACGTGGCTGAGGTATCTGCTGCAGCAGGCGACGGGTATATTGACGGGTAGTATCTACAAGGATTACGGTTTGCTCAAGACTGGCTTTCCGGCGGAGAACGTCTGCAACAGCTCAGTATTATTGGTGAAGACTCACGAATGGGGCTCCAAGGCGTGGGCACCGTTCTCCAAAGCAATACTCTTAGTGCGTGATCCCGAGAAGGCAATCATAGCCGAGTTCAATCGCCAAAGTGGCGGACATATTGGATTCGCCTCACCCGATCGCTATAAACGCACCAAGGGCAAATGTAAGCCAAAGTATATCGCAATTCCATGTGGACTATGCATTCTGAATCCTCCGATTTATCAACTCTCTTACAGATTGGCAGCAGTTTGTCAGCAACAAGCTCAAGGGTTGGGAGCTCATGAATCTCAGCTGGGCACGCAATTTCACGGGCAGTATTAAGGTTGTATTCTACGATGATTTGGTGCACCATACGGAGCGTGAACTGCGCAGCATTCTGGACTTTCTTGAGTTCCCCATCAACGAGCAGCTGATGCGATGTGCCCTAATTCGAAAGGAGGGCATCTTTAGACGCAAAAAGCGGCTGTTATCCTTTGATCCCTATACGGACTCCATGCGAGCCGAGTTGCTGGCGCGCAGACGCATCGTTTACAATTTACTGGGCAGGCTTAAGGACATAGAATAAGTGAGGATGTTACAAATGATATGGATACGACGAATTATGCAAcgagcaaagcaaagcaaagcaatgcTAAATCCACcagaaaataacaaacaaagaaacaaacagaTCTGCACTTTCTGCACAATCCTACTATACCAAAACTTCATTTAGTTATCACCCAAAAAAAGTCTGCAAAACGCATCTAAGCTTAACAAAATAACATACATTGATCTCAATGGTATCCAATATTTGCTACACATACTAAGCAACGATTCAAATAGCAGACAAACCGAAAAAGAAACCGATGAAACGTTGAAGAATACGAACCCTGACCAATCCTCTGCCATGCGCATCGTTTCGTATATTTTTTGCTGCTTTAGCGTATTATTCAGTTGAAATATTTGAcgaatatttatgtttgatatAGGATAGCTACTTATAGGGTAAAGGCAGAAGTAATGCAATCGCGATTGCGACAAGGTATTATGATTCCTGAACGAATTTATGAAATTCATTATACGCCATGTTGTGCTTCATCGCTCATATCCGTGTGTATTCCATTGATATTACTGGTTATATTGAAATCCAATATTAGACTATCCttgtaaaaagttttatacaTGATTctacaataatttattgaaatacaacaataatgaACATATTAGATAATTGTACAAACcaacaaaataagaaataaaatttaaaaaaaaaataaagaaaacaacgtCAAAAAGACAAATACCTTTACTTTGTTTTCTACTAAGGGATACAAATGGTGGTGACTTTTGAACTGACTTAGTCATGTCCACTTCCTGCATGCAGCTTTCGAGGAGCGTGTCTTGGCTAAGAGCTTTCCTTGTAAAAGCTTTGAGCTTTAAAAGCCTTAGGTCAGTTGTTAAGCCACCAGACACAGATGGCGCCAACGATATCAAAGTGATATTTCATTTGTCCAGTGCAGAAAGATGACTGTACTAGTGATTAACACGGGCCCTTTTGGGCTTAACGATTTCTTACTTACTttcatattgatttttaaaaatatttttatattattgcaCTTTTAATTGCACTCTACTCGAAAAAGTGACCAAAATTGGGGTTCCAGAATGCGCTTCGTCAAGAACATATGcccgaaataaattttaaatgttaatgccATGGGTTTGTCTTCCGAATAACaacaatgttaataaaaattattttttttgtgttattctTTATAGTTAAAAGTTCTATAGAAGTAAAAAAACAGCCTTTACCATAATACCTTTGTTTTGCCaattttgaatgaaaaaagGGTATATAAAGTGAACCCATGTAATTTACAAGAATAAATTCAAGAAGCAATGAGTAGAAATGACTTAAATATATGTTACTAGTTTCGGGCCGggctttttgaaaatttcagcgGGCCGGGCGCTACATTTCGGTACCTGCCTGAGCCGGGCCTCAAAAAGCAAGTTCTGGACCATCTTTtgagtttatataaaaatttaactcagctattatttttgaaactatataaacatttatttaattttttaatttttaatataaatataaattttaactctgtttttcaatcaaacaaaaacatttgacataatatctaaattttaaaaatatatatatataatatcttaaaattaagttaaaaaataagttttttttagttttggtatacatttttttatatttttggaatatgaattattttttaacattttggtaaaaaagttttacatgaatttgatttaactatgatttttaaataaaacttgaaatcGAGTTACTATACtgtaattttcttatttcgaTAACAATTAtgaatcatttttataatatattatttttataatttgaattgtgCAGTTTACATACTGCATATGCTTCAGTGGCACCCTGTATGCCATATGAAAGCGTGCATTCATTTAACAGTCACACTCTTCATTCATTGTACGCGTACATCCTGTCGCCTGGAACCTCTCACCCAAACACAGGCTCAACCCCACATCCCTACAGCTACTCCTATACCATTACTCCGACTTATCCCCCTCCCCCTCATCCGGGTAGTGACCATTCCAACAAACTGCCGCCCGTTTTGCCCAGTGTATTGTCGGTCCGTGCTGGCGTTTTGTGCCTTTTGTTAACGCTCTTGTCGCGTTGCTGCCTGCCAAAAAATTGTGCCATATGCTGGACGCACACGTCAGACGGCAGCGAGCATTGCGATGCTCCGGCAAAGAGACAAACAGTGTGAAAGAGAGCGCTACATGGATGCATGGAGAGAGCGAAAGCgaaagcgagagagacagTGAGAAGTGGGCAGTGGAATGGGGGTTAGGGGGTTGGGCAGAGTTTTGGGCATCTGGCAGACAGTTCGAACTGGATGGTTAAACGAGTGCGCAGACGCTGGGAATAGTCGCCACCGTCGCCACATTGGCTTCGTCAAGTTCG of Drosophila innubila isolate TH190305 chromosome X, UK_Dinn_1.0, whole genome shotgun sequence contains these proteins:
- the LOC117783966 gene encoding WSCD family member CG9164; translated protein: MALQGWRFFGVSATIIIYIGGVLFLSMNNIPGSHPKRTRIERFAEFSSFHSPRFPMPSRKMTIRWCRDLKYLNRELPNYTDYKAGDFYTALPSDVSASLQIQGAPFAPMLTALASFPGSGNTWLRYLLQQATGILTGSIYKDYGLLKTGFPAENVCNSSVLLVKTHEWGSKAWAPFSKAILLVRDPEKAIIAEFNRQSGGHIGFASPDRYKRTKGKYWQQFVSNKLKGWELMNLSWARNFTGSIKVVFYDDLVHHTERELRSILDFLEFPINEQLMRCALIRKEGIFRRKKRLLSFDPYTDSMRAELLARRRIVYNLLGRLKDIE